From a single Nymphaea colorata isolate Beijing-Zhang1983 chromosome 4, ASM883128v2, whole genome shotgun sequence genomic region:
- the LOC116252591 gene encoding disease resistance protein RPV1-like, with translation MPDFSNMPHLETLEFSYCASLAEVHESIGQLTKLKYLISHQFLNLEKLPDAICQLTLLQTLHIKQFPRLESLPERLRNLNLLNTLELEELAITSIPSSIGQLIKLREMYLRKLDRLPSLPDSVSSLNYLQLFNVEGTDLKGIKIDGVDLMDIERLEISSCNYLTVLPASFLKKARSLCVTDGTAKELPESIEAVENIEQLSLRCKNLMALPDWLPYQKNLETFEADCESLTPINKNFSLGSIESLSLCCAVLEELPAAMAESFVENLKSFTLRCKNLRALPEWIGSLKNLKFLKFEACQCITELPLCISNLSRLEELSLNGCKRIRDLGKTLDISNLKSLEKLRLGGCRLLEDVQGIENATQNMEELVLPGPYDSIGCSCLSNDFKEQVFKELALEP, from the exons ATGCCGGATTTCTCGAATATGCCACATCTGGAAACGTTGGAGTTCTCCTACTGTGCATCTTTAGCTGAAGTTCATGAATCCATTGGACAGTTGACAAAATTGAAGTACCTAATATCTCACCAATTTCTGAATTTGGAGAAGTTGCCCGATGCCATTTGTCAATTAACTTTACTTCAAACTCTTCACATAAAACAATTCCCAAGACTTGAATCTCTACCAGAGCGGTTGAGGAACTTGAACTTGTTGAATACGCTTGAACTTGAGGAGTTGGCAATCACAAGTATACCTTCTTCAATTGGACAGCTAATAAAGCTCCGTGAGATGTATTTGAGGAAGTTAGATAGGTTGCCGAGTTTGCCTGATTCAGTTAGTAGTTTGAATTATTTGCAATTATTCAATGTTGAAGGCACCGACCTAAAAGGAATTAAGATAGACGGTGTGGATCTCATGGACATTGAACGATTGGAGATCTCATCATGCAACTACCTTACTGTTTTGCCTGCTTCTTTCTTGAAGAAAGCAAGATCTCTCTGTGTCACTGATGGCACAGCTAAAGAGTTGCCAGAATCCATAGAGGCAGTGGAAAACATTGAGCAGTTGTCATTGAGATGCAAGAATCTTATGGCCCTACCAGATTGGCTTCCATATCAAAAGAACCTTGAGACCTTTGAAGCGGATTGTGAATCTCTCACACCGATCAATAAGAACTTCTCATTGGGGAGCATTGAATCATTGTCACTATGTTGTGCCGTCCTCGAAGAGCTACCTGCAGCCATGGCTGAAAGCTTTGTTGAAAACCTAAAGTCATTTACTTTGAGATGCAAGAACCTCAGAGCTTTGCCCGAGTGGATCGGATCACTTAAGAAcctcaaatttttaaagtttgagGCTTGTCAGTGCATCACAGAACTGCCATTGTGCATAAGCAACCTTTCTCGACTTGAAGAACTTTCATTAAACGGTTGCAAGAGGATCCG TGACTTAGGGAAGACACTGgatatttcaaacttgaaaTCTTTGGAGAAGTTACGCCTCGGTGGTTGTCGGCTGCTTGAAGATGTTCAAGGCATTGAGAATGCCACTCAAAACATGGAAGAGTTAGTCTTGCCAGGACCCTACGATTCCATCGGTTGCAGCTGCCTCAGTAATGACTTCAAAGAGCAAGTTTTCAAG GAACTAGCATTGGAGCCATAA